AGCTCGTATACTATCTCTCGACGCAGCACCACAGCACCGAGAGACACCTGTATTCAGTGTCATACAAGACCTTCAAGATCAAGCCCCTTGTCGACGACACTGCGGAAGCATACTGGAGTGCTTCCTTTTCTGCAAAGGCTGGATATTACATTCTGACCTACGCCGGTCCAGATGTTCCATACCAGGAGCTCTACTCCGTGAACCAGACGGCTCCCCTCCGCACTCTCACCAGCAATGCAGCATTTATTGAGCAGCTCAAAGGCTACGCGTTACCCGAAATCAGCTACTTTGAGCTGAGCATCCCGAGCGGAGAGAAGTTGAACGTAATGCAGAGGCTGCCGCCGAACTTCTCGCGGGATAAGAAGTATCCCATATTGTTCACTCCTTATGGCGGTCCAGGGGCACAAGAAGTTAGCAAGGCATGGAATCAGCTCGATTTTAATGCATACATTGCGTCCGATCCTGAGCTCGAATTCGTTACATGGACTGTAGACAACCGCGGCACTGGCTATAAGGGTCGTGAATTCCGCTCCTTGGTGGCCAAACAGCTTGGAAGCCTTGAGGCAGAGGACCAGGTATATGCTGCGAAACAGGCCGCACAGCGAGAATGGATTGATTCCAATCACATTGCTatctggggctggagttATGGGGGTTACCTGACAGGCAAGGTTCTCGAAACCGACAGCGGTGCGTTCTCGCTCGGTTTACTAACTGCACCTGTATCCGACTGGCGACTGTATGACTCGATGTATACCGAGCGGTACATGAAGACGCTTTCAACGAACGAGGACGGGTATAATACGACCGCCATCCGGCGCACCGAGGGCTTCAAGAATGTGGAGGGAGGATTCCTGATCCAGCACGGCACCGGCGACGACAATGTTCACTTCCAGAATGCTGCAGCTCTAGTCGATACGCTGATCGGAGACGGGGTCACACCAGAGCAATTGCAGGTGCAGTGGTTTACAGATTCAGACCACAGCATTAGATATAACGGAGGCAATGTCTTCTTGTACAGACAGCTGGCGCAGAGGCTGtacgaggagaagaagcggtcGGACACGGAGGATACACATCAATGGAGCAAGCGGCACCAGTGGATGGCTTAACTTATTAGTCCTCTGTAGTCTTTAATTGTTGTACTTATATTTCACTCATGTTCTTCAATAATATCTGCTGTTCGGCATTTTCTTAAACCCGCCCGGTCTCGGCCTCGGCCCTCGGGGTTAACCGagtctcctcttcatcactcTGCCCATTCTCTACTCGGTCATTCTCTCCTCGGTGTTTATCTACTTGGATTTAATTTATCAATCCATCATGCCTCCTGAACCCCCAAGAAAACGCAGACGCCCTGCAAAAGCATGCGAGCAGTGCCGCCAGCGCAAAGTCCGCTGCGACCTGAACGTGCCATGCGGACCCTGCACGCGCGCCAAATCCGAGCTGAACTGCTCGTATCGCGATGGGGCGGTGGCTTCAGAGTTCCAGACTGCAGGCCAAATCCGGTTTGAGACACAGCCTCGAGTGCAGCATGAACGATCGTCTAAGGTGTCTCGGCCTCGGGGAACTGCTTCAGGTAGGACCCCGAGTTTGTTGACtccgacctcgtcctcgactgATCATGGCGCTATCACCGCCACTGATGACCTACCTCATGCCATTCGAAACATCCAGGACCGTCTGGATACTCTCGAACAGAATGTTTTGAGTTCAGGGTCAGAGGAGACGGCCATGCGACGGCCCAGCCTAGAACGCGAGTTGCGTGCGCTGGCAGCCAGGGTCGAAACTGTTGAAGGTCAACTGATCCGCAGTTCAAACGGTGTGGGATCTACTGCCTCTGTGAAAGAGAAAAACTCTATCGGGCTGATATCCCCACGCCTGCGATCGTCGGCGCAGAAGGTTAAGTTCATGGGTCCGACGCACTGGTGTAACAAGATGGACCAGGTAAGTCGAGCCCGATCGcgtttttcttcctccttaGGTAATTGGATGGATATCTGAATAACGGTTATCCAGCTTTCTATTGCCAAGGTTTTGAATAGGAGTGACCCTGAGCCGGGATTGAAGGACCGGAAAATGGATGCGGTCGATACCATCAAGGGGTGTCGCGAGCTACGACGGTCTATCAAGGCCCAGCGGTCTGTTCGCTTGAATGACCCCGTGTCGGACTTGCGTAACACGGTTCCGTCTAGAGAGGAATGTGACGAGCTGGTGGGATGCTATTTGCGCACCTTCGAGGGTGTCTACCGTGTTATCCATGTCCCATCATTCTGGTCTGAATACGAGACGTTCTGGACGCGGTCTGGGACTGATCCAGAGACGTATCCCTTTCTGGTGAAGCTCGTGCTTATCCTCGCCATCGGGACAGTATTTTGCCCCAGTGATAGGAACGATAAGTACTCCCAGCAGGTCCAACAATGGATATATGCCGCGCAgtggtggctggctgggcccTCCGACAAATCCACAGCCAACCTTGACGGCCTCCAGGTAATGTGCCTGCTCCTGGTTGCGCGGAAGGCGTGTGGTCTCGgctcctcgccctggctCTCCACGAGCTCCCTGATGCGCACGGCCATGGCAATGGGGTTACACCGTGACCCGGCAAACTTTCCATCCTTGTCTAAGCTGCAGGCTGAGCTGCGACTACGGCTCTGGGCGACTGTGGTGGAATTGGTGCTCCAGGATGCACTGGAGTCAGGCACGCCTGTCCTCATTCCGGCGCATTtcgacaccaccaccccgTCCAATGTCGATGATAACGATCTAGGTCCAGATACAGATTCGGTATCTGCACCACCAATCGCCGATCAAGTCACGGACTCGTCTGTTCAGATTCTGCTACAAGAGTCGGTGAGATTGCGCATGGAAATCCTCAACGTGATACACAACGGTAAAGGC
This region of Aspergillus puulaauensis MK2 DNA, chromosome 5, nearly complete sequence genomic DNA includes:
- a CDS encoding Zn(II)2Cys6 transcription factor (COG:K;~EggNog:ENOG410PWM5;~InterPro:IPR036864,IPR007219,IPR001138;~PFAM:PF00172,PF04082;~go_function: GO:0000981 - DNA-binding transcription factor activity, RNA polymerase II-specific [Evidence IEA];~go_function: GO:0003677 - DNA binding [Evidence IEA];~go_function: GO:0008270 - zinc ion binding [Evidence IEA];~go_process: GO:0006351 - transcription, DNA-templated [Evidence IEA];~go_process: GO:0006355 - regulation of transcription, DNA-templated [Evidence IEA]); protein product: MPPEPPRKRRRPAKACEQCRQRKVRCDLNVPCGPCTRAKSELNCSYRDGAVASEFQTAGQIRFETQPRVQHERSSKVSRPRGTASGRTPSLLTPTSSSTDHGAITATDDLPHAIRNIQDRLDTLEQNVLSSGSEETAMRRPSLERELRALAARVETVEGQLIRSSNGVGSTASVKEKNSIGLISPRLRSSAQKVKFMGPTHWCNKMDQLSIAKVLNRSDPEPGLKDRKMDAVDTIKGCRELRRSIKAQRSVRLNDPVSDLRNTVPSREECDELVGCYLRTFEGVYRVIHVPSFWSEYETFWTRSGTDPETYPFLVKLVLILAIGTVFCPSDRNDKYSQQVQQWIYAAQWWLAGPSDKSTANLDGLQVMCLLLVARKACGLGSSPWLSTSSLMRTAMAMGLHRDPANFPSLSKLQAELRLRLWATVVELVLQDALESGTPVLIPAHFDTTTPSNVDDNDLGPDTDSVSAPPIADQVTDSSVQILLQESVRLRMEILNVIHNGKGQSYQQALDLGGKMRAVCRNSATFLRSANTRCRRGSSLELGEFHAKFVACQLHWYILALYMPFLVQARKDPHYYYARKACLESASVIVSYVDTSQLPPQTPVGDFLRLSLSGKGSFKGPLSLDVISALCLEIVTQLEEELPPEMPGPDADSLDGLADANRDHLIETLEQIKDHLFRTIASGTPSMKRFGLLSAVLGQIRAMKTGQDVQSAVYDAATQSFKDCRSALQMSTAQLDRPVEGADRDNMPGYDVYDPTLSGLNLNLGDSPLDLDLLSLFPTVYDGNILSLLG